One Gossypium raimondii isolate GPD5lz chromosome 3, ASM2569854v1, whole genome shotgun sequence genomic window carries:
- the LOC128039700 gene encoding uncharacterized protein LOC128039700: MPYSEMIAKMRLALPNFIVLQPVDKIDYLGYIHEGGDHDGYLRFMEPQAASPYAKFEIEFSASNDFVHIRSCQNNKYWERKQILSISGGYWVTATADKKEDDQSKESCTLFKVTSVDHAMNTVRIMHVQSGCYLCCWRWDSEKYTRGMYSFYTTHDQNGFDIFKFIDWNSLLILPRFVAFKGYNNKYLCLRRVEWDLPYMQFSSDDIGDSTVALEIFPTDDGYVRIKPVCTDKFWRRSPNWIWADSNDSSSKNTDTVFRPVRSDNKTIGLINLGNNAFCKSLTTEGKSDCLNAATYSLTKEARLIVEEPVLSREIYGVKYHLGNSRVYGEIVLIVAKNSASNFSNEPATLDVKLSYTDIKTTNWKNSFSLKLGTKATMDFNIPLIFEGKVELSGEVQTGIDWGETNTTTTVVDVVYKVTVPPRTKVIVCIIATKGMCDVPFTYMQRDTLYDGTSVTNEIQGGTYTGSNYYSTNFEAKEEALE, encoded by the coding sequence ATGCCTTATTCAGAAATGATAGCAAAAATGAGGTTGGCATTGCCCAACTTTATCGTCCTCCAGCCCGTCGACAAGATTGATTACTTAGGCTATATTCATGAAGGTGGAGACCATGATGGGTATCTCAGGTTCATGGAACCTCAAGCTGCGAGCCCATATGCAAAGTTCGAAATTGAGTTTTCTGCCTCAAATGACTTTGTGCATATAAGAAGttgtcaaaacaacaaatattgGGAACGAAAGCAAATTCTTTCTATCTCTGGGGGCTATTGGGTTACAGCAACCGCCGACAAGAAGGAGGACGATCAATCCAAGGAGTCATGCACATTGTTCAAAGTTACCTCTGTAGACCATGCCATGAATACGGTCCGCATCATGCATGTCCAATCAGGCTGCTATTTATGTTGTTGGCGATGGGATAGTGAAAAATATACTCGCGGCATGTATTCATTCTACACGACGCATGATCAAAATGGCTTTGATATCTTCAAATTTATCGATTGGAACTCGTTATTGATTCTACCTAGGTTCGTAGCCTTCAAAGGATATAATAATAAGTATCTGTGTCTTCGTCGTGTTGAATGGGACCTCCCGTATATGCAATTCTCAAGTGATGACATTGGTGATTCAACTGTGGCATTGGAGATTTTTCCTACTGATGATGGTTACGTCCGCATCAAACCTGTCTGCACTGACAAGTTCTGGAGGCGTAGTCCAAATTGGATCTGGGCGGATTCTAACGACAGTAGTAGCAAGAACACGGACACCGTGTTTCGCCCCGTCAGATCTGACAATAAGACCATAGGTCTTATCAACTTAGGCAACAATGCTTTTTGCAAGAGCCTTACAACTGAAGGAAAATCGGATTGCCTTAATGCAGCGACCTATTCTCTTACAAAAGAAGCTCGACTAATAGTGGAAGAGCCTGTTTTGTCAAGGGAAATTTATGGTGTCAAATATCATCTTGGTAACTCCAGGGTTTACGGTGAAATAGTCCTCATTGTAGCCAAGAATTCAGCTTCTAACTTTTCCAATGAACCCGCCACTTTGGATGTGAAGCTTTCATATACTGATATCAAGACTACTAATTGGAAGAATTCATTTTCACTGAAACTAGGTACGAAAGCCACAATGGATTTCAATATTCCACTCATTTTTGAGGGGAAGGTTGAATTATCGGGTGAAGTTCAAACAGGAATCGACTGGGGAGAGACCAATACAACGACCACTGTTGTGGACGTTGTGTACAAAGTTACTGTGCCTCCAAGGACTAAGGTGATCGTTTGCATAATCGCGACAAAAGGTATGTGTGATGTTCCCTTCACATACATGCAGAGGGACACTCTTTATGATGGGACCAGTGTCACAAATGAAATTCAAGGTGGCACTTACACGGGTTCTAATTACTACAGCACCAACTTTGAGGCCAAAGAAGAGGCGCTGGAGTGA
- the LOC105796448 gene encoding uncharacterized protein LOC105796448 has translation MVHKRCTTLARIIKSKWHDHRLFHKYFLPDEVRSSDCIICHNEVNPKHGSYCCSHCNITFHVRCVTEDKGLYSLVSLENEDEMPNESSIIVIERNDAGEATKIKHFKHMHNLMLGPFDGGYGNSCNGCMLPITDPCYYCSECVFFLHKTCAELPKMMNVWYHYCQEPLALISDKVFGCAECWLISNAFAYECCGCKTNICLRCVIALTPGARTSLKHKHPLFYYRRQHEKCNACGKANVRVFCCKDCNFVLDLGCFSLPIKARHKCDEHLLSLMDHDDNSYSKSHHCDICENSRDPNHWFYHCATCDTSAHVGCVLRRNYPFLKLGNIYEGTNHSHPLTIVKKKYYYPNCD, from the coding sequence ATGGTCCATAAAAGGTGCACTACATTGGCACGTATCATCAAAAGCAAGTGGCATGATCATcgcctttttcacaaatatttcCTTCCAGATGAAGTTAGAAGTTCAGACTGCATCATTTGTCATAATGAAGTCAATCCAAAGCATGGTAGTTATTGTTGTTCACATTGCAATATTACATTCCATGTGCGTTGTGTGACAGAGGATAAAGGCTTATATTCACTAGTTTCACTAGAAAATGAAGATGAGATGCCTAATGAAAGTTCCATCATTGTTATTGAGAGGAACGATGCTGGAGAAGCTACAAAAATAAAGCATTTCAAGCATATGCATAATCTAATGTTAGGTCCCTTTGATGGAGGATATGGAAATAGTTGCAACGGGTGTATGCTGCCAATCACGGATCCATGTTACTACTGTTCAgaatgtgttttttttcttcacaaaaCGTGTGCCGAGTTACCTAAGATGATGAATGTTTGGTATCATTATTGCCAAGAGCCTCTCGCCCTTATTTCAGACAAGGTTTTTGGGTGTGCAGAATGTTGGCTAATATCTAATGCCTTTGCTTATGAATGTTGTGGATGTAAGACAAATATATGTCTCCGATGTGTGATTGCTCTTACTCCTGGTGCTCGAACAAGTTTGAAACATAAACACCCCCTCTTTTACTACAGAAGGCAACATGAGAAATGCAATGCTTGTGGTAAGGCTAATGTGAGGGTATTTTGTTGTAAGGATTGCAATTTTGTGCTAGATCTTGGATGTTTTTCACTTCCAATTAAAGCTCGTCACAAATGCGATGAGCATCTTCTTTCACTCATGGATCATGATGATAACAGTTATTCAAAAAGTCATCATTGTGATATCTGTGAAAATAGTCGAGATCCAAATCATTGGTTTTATCATTGTGCAACATGCGATACTTCTGCTCATGTTGGTTGTGTTCTTAGAAGAAACTATCCATTCCTCAAACTCGGGAACATCTATGAAGGAACAAATCATTCACACCCACTCACCATTGTGAAGAAGAAGTATTACTACCCTAATTGTGATTAA